AACAGACCGACACCGAGCGTGATCCCGGCGAGCGTCGCCAGGCTCCTTCTCGGGTTACGGGCGAGGTCGCGCCAGACGTACCTAGCGATCATCGGATGCCAACGATCCTGTAACGCGCCCGTCGCGGAGCCCGATGCGCCGGTCCATCCGGCTCGCTGCGCCCGGGTCATGGGTGACCATGACGAGCGTCGCGCCGATCTCGCGCTGCACCTCGAGAAGCAGGTCGATGACAGCTGCGGCGTTCGCGGCGTCGAGCGCGCCGGTCGGCTCGTCGGCGAGGATGACCTCGGGCCGGTGCACGACCGCTCGGGCCACCGCCGCACGTTGGCGCTGGCCGCCCGAAAGGTGGTCGGGAAGCCGGTGCGCCTCGTTCGCAAGGCCGAGCTTGTCGAGCAGGTCGAGGGACCGGTCCACGGCGGTGGATTCTCCGTCGAGGGCGAACTGAAGCCCGACGTTCTCGACGACGGTGAGGAACGGGAGCAGGTTGTCGGCCTGGTAGACGAACCCGACGTGGGTGCGCCGGAAGTCGGAGCGCCGGCGCTCCGACAGCGACGAGATCTCCTCCCCGCCGATCCGCACGGCGCCCGCGGTCGGGAGGGCGAGACCCCCGAGGACTCCGAGCAGCGTCGACTTGCCGCACCCGCTGGGTCCGGTGACCGCCACGCTCGACCCGGCGTCGACCGTGAAGGAGACCCCGTCGAGCGCGCAAACGGGGCCACTCGCTGTGGCGTGCTCGACCACCACTGACTCGACGTGGATCGACGCGTCCATGGTCACGCCGGCACGATCCGGCGGTCGGCGAGGCGCAGCGAGTGCTGGGCCTCGCGGGCGAGCTGCTCGTCGTGGGTCACGTACAGGACGGCGAGGTCGCGCTCGCGAGAGGCGGCGAAGATGAGTTCGGTGACATACGCCGCGGTGGAAGAATCGAGCTGTCCGACGACTTCGTCGGCGAGCAGGAGGTCCGGTTCGTTGGCGAGCGCCACGGCCACTGCCACCCGTTGCGCCTCCCCACCGGACAGCTGCCGCGGGAGATGGTCCATGCGGTCACCGAGCCCGAGCTCGGACAGCAGCTCTCGGGCTCGGCTCATCGACCGGCGACCCGGAGCGAAGCCTCTGGCCAGCTCCACGTTTTCGACGGCGGTCAGGAACGGGAGCAGGTTGTCGGCCTGGAGGACGACGCCGATCCGCTCAGCGCGAAGCCTCGCACGGCCGGCCTCGTCCAGCTTGTTCGTCTGCTGCCCACCAATGTGGATGTGTCCGGCGTCGGGACGCATGAGCCCGGCGATCAGCGAGATGAGGGTGGACTTCCCACTTCCCGATCGGCCGACCAGGCTCGTGGTCTCGCCGCACCGGAGGTCGAGGTCGACCCTGTCGAGCACGTGGAGCTGGTTCGGACCGGTGCCGTAGGACTTCGACACCCCCTCGAGGCGCACGAGCGGTGGCGAGTGTCGCTGGGCGTTGCTCACCTGGCCCTGTCCGCTCAGCCGCCGGGCGTGAGGAGGTCCTTGGGATTGGCGTAGACCTCGGACTTTGCGACCCCCGCCAGGGTGGTGGAGGTGTCGAGCAGCACCGGGACCGACCCGCCGGCGGGGACGACGTCGACGTTCTCGGCCTGGCCGCCGATGATCCGCCCGGCCTGGTCGTAGTAGACCGCGACGACGTCGGCGCCGCTGAGGGGTTGTCCGAGCGTGGAGTGCAGGGTGGCGGTGGTCGTCAGCTTGCCCGCCACGAACGAGGTCCGCACGCCGTCCGCGCTGAGGTTGCCTGCCAGGCCCTGCGCGGGCGCCCAGCTGCCGCCGAGGATCTGCACGCGCAGCCCGGTCACCCCTGTCGCGCTGGTGGTGTCGGCGACCGCGGCCGTCTGCCCGGGCAGTAGTGCGTCGAGCCCCTCGTCCTTGATCTTGACGGTGGCGCCGTTGGCGCCAGTGAAGGTGAGGACCGCGCGAACGTCCACCGCGACCTGGTCGTTTCTGGGGTTGCGGAGCACCACGGCGTAGATCACCTTGGCGTCGCCGTCGGCCTGGGGTGGGAGCTGGGTGAACCCTTGGCGCACGGCCTGGACGGTGCCGGCCCCGGTCCCAGCAGCCACGCCCGCCTGGCTGGTCTGGCTCGCGCCGGCCGTCTGGCCTGGCGTCACGCCTGCCTGCGCCGTCCCTGCCGCGGGCCCGGTCGGGGCCGTCGTGGCCTTGTGGCTGCCGGTGAGCGAGGGCCGCGCCAGGGCGGCGACGGCCACCAGCGCGACGACCGCGGCGGCGGTGCCGACCACCACGCCGGTGCGCGGACGGCGGCGCCTGGACTGCGCGCCCACCGTTGGCGGCTCGCCGGCCTCCGACCGGCGCGCCCGCGCCCACGCCGGGGCGTCGAGCGGCAGCGGCACGAACTGCTCGGTTCGCTTGCTCCGGTTCACGGGCCGCTCGGCCGATCCCGCTGGCGAGCCCTGTGCCGGGCGTTCCTCCACCGCCGCAGAGGCCGGTTGCGCGTGCGCCGCCACCGGCGCGGTCTGCGACGCGGCCGTCTCGGGCGCCACGACCGGCAGCTCCGCGGTCGGTTCCGCGGCCGGTTCCGCAGGCTCCGCCTCGCCCGGCGCACCGTACTGCTCGACGGGCTTGTTCATCCCGGTGTCCCTCGGAGACTCGGTGGCCATGATGATGCCTCCCCGTTTGCACATCGGCCTGCTTGCACCGCTTCAGTATCCGGCCGGCCCGA
This is a stretch of genomic DNA from Actinomycetes bacterium. It encodes these proteins:
- a CDS encoding ABC transporter ATP-binding protein; the protein is MSNAQRHSPPLVRLEGVSKSYGTGPNQLHVLDRVDLDLRCGETTSLVGRSGSGKSTLISLIAGLMRPDAGHIHIGGQQTNKLDEAGRARLRAERIGVVLQADNLLPFLTAVENVELARGFAPGRRSMSRARELLSELGLGDRMDHLPRQLSGGEAQRVAVAVALANEPDLLLADEVVGQLDSSTAAYVTELIFAASRERDLAVLYVTHDEQLAREAQHSLRLADRRIVPA
- a CDS encoding ABC transporter ATP-binding protein, with protein sequence MDASIHVESVVVEHATASGPVCALDGVSFTVDAGSSVAVTGPSGCGKSTLLGVLGGLALPTAGAVRIGGEEISSLSERRRSDFRRTHVGFVYQADNLLPFLTVVENVGLQFALDGESTAVDRSLDLLDKLGLANEAHRLPDHLSGGQRQRAAVARAVVHRPEVILADEPTGALDAANAAAVIDLLLEVQREIGATLVMVTHDPGAASRMDRRIGLRDGRVTGSLASDDR